A genome region from Variovorax paradoxus includes the following:
- a CDS encoding thioredoxin family protein: MSLSPTADSRSLRAARHARAALSRASRRAVVAAAVALGATFLMGTNAAAAPAVGQQAPDFVAVDTTGAQHKLSDFAGKFVVLEWTNPGCPFVRKHYGSGNMPATQKAATDKGVVWLAINSTERAATDYLKADALDAWMKSQKAAPTAVLMDEDGVIGQVYGARTTPHIFIIDPKGTLVYAGGIDSIASARVDDIKTATNYVNQALGEAFGGKPISTASTRPYGCSIKYKT; encoded by the coding sequence ATGTCTCTCTCGCCAACCGCCGACTCGCGTTCCCTGCGCGCCGCGCGCCATGCCCGCGCCGCCCTGAGCCGGGCCTCCCGCCGTGCCGTCGTCGCCGCCGCAGTGGCGCTGGGCGCCACCTTCCTCATGGGCACCAATGCCGCCGCCGCCCCTGCAGTGGGCCAGCAGGCGCCCGATTTCGTCGCCGTCGACACCACCGGCGCCCAGCACAAGCTTTCAGACTTCGCCGGCAAGTTCGTGGTGCTCGAGTGGACCAACCCCGGCTGTCCCTTCGTGCGCAAGCACTACGGCAGCGGCAACATGCCCGCCACCCAGAAGGCAGCGACCGACAAGGGCGTCGTGTGGCTGGCCATCAATTCCACTGAGCGCGCAGCCACCGACTACCTGAAGGCCGACGCGCTCGACGCCTGGATGAAGTCGCAGAAGGCCGCGCCCACCGCCGTGCTCATGGACGAGGACGGAGTGATCGGCCAGGTCTACGGCGCGCGCACCACGCCGCACATCTTCATCATCGATCCCAAGGGCACGCTCGTGTATGCGGGCGGCATCGACAGCATCGCCTCGGCGCGGGTCGACGACATCAAGACCGCCACCAACTACGTGAACCAGGCACTGGGCGAGGCCTTCGGCGGCAAGCCGATATCGACGGCCAGCACGCGGCCCTACGGCTGCTCGATCAAATACAAGACGTAG
- a CDS encoding protein-disulfide reductase DsbD family protein — protein sequence MIFSRIQFATLLIATTAACMPAAAQSTAELGSKPGAVVTTPHVRAELIAHAPDGVTPGAPVWVGLQITHQPEWHTYWKNAGDSGLPTEMTWTLPAGVSTGEIAWPVPEKLPVGNLANYGYENTVLLPVPLEVSTLYKPPVALGSTPAMDIQLKASWLVCRKECIPEEGTFSLSLPLQGSTALHKAEFDAAAAAQPQALEQVGSVQVDGHNLKVRLEGLPAAAQGKTLGFFPETPEVIRTAAVSGKDWTQSWDNGVWTASIPLADQRSASPTVMPVVVALAAADRQAGQPVAWRAEPPVTGDWPSTAPRAQVSPALQAALTANAAGATSAAAASTELPAPSSTTFLAALFGALLGGLLLNLMPCVFPILAIKVLGFARQAGNDSAHRKAGLAYTGGVMLSFLALGGAMLALRAAGAQLGWGFQLQSPGVVAALAALFTLIGLNLVGVFEFGRAAPSSVCSAQAKHPLANDFLSGVLAVVIASPCTAPFMGVSLGFAIGLPAAQALLLFAALGFGLALPYLVAGFVPAIARLLPKPGPWMHTLRRLLAFPMFATVAWLVWVLGQQSGIDGAGTLLALLVCMAAVVWALTLSGRTRVVIAGLLIAFTAVLTAAIGRNVLQVVEPAQLATAAGKDAAGQRWQPWSAERVAELSGAGQPVFIDFTAAWCVTCQFNKKSTLADAQVLADFDAKKVAMLRADWTRRDPAITAALMALGRSGVPVYVLQAPGKPPVVLTEILGKDEVRAALASL from the coding sequence ATGATCTTCTCGCGCATCCAATTCGCTACGCTTCTGATAGCAACCACCGCAGCCTGCATGCCGGCTGCCGCGCAATCGACCGCCGAATTGGGCAGCAAGCCCGGCGCCGTGGTCACCACACCCCACGTGCGCGCCGAACTGATCGCGCATGCGCCCGACGGCGTCACGCCCGGCGCCCCGGTGTGGGTGGGCCTGCAGATCACGCACCAGCCCGAGTGGCACACCTATTGGAAGAACGCCGGCGATTCGGGCCTGCCCACCGAGATGACCTGGACACTGCCGGCCGGCGTCTCGACCGGCGAGATCGCCTGGCCGGTGCCCGAGAAGCTCCCGGTCGGCAACCTCGCCAACTACGGCTACGAGAACACCGTGCTGCTGCCGGTGCCGCTGGAGGTGTCCACGCTGTATAAGCCGCCGGTCGCCCTGGGCAGCACGCCGGCCATGGACATCCAGCTCAAGGCCTCCTGGCTGGTGTGCCGCAAGGAGTGCATTCCGGAAGAAGGCACGTTCTCGCTGTCGCTGCCTTTGCAAGGCTCGACCGCGCTGCACAAGGCCGAGTTCGACGCCGCCGCTGCGGCCCAGCCCCAGGCGCTCGAGCAGGTGGGCTCCGTTCAGGTCGACGGCCACAACCTGAAGGTGCGCCTCGAAGGCCTGCCGGCCGCCGCGCAGGGCAAGACGTTGGGCTTCTTCCCCGAGACTCCCGAGGTGATCCGCACCGCGGCCGTTTCCGGCAAGGACTGGACCCAATCGTGGGACAACGGCGTGTGGACCGCGTCGATCCCGCTGGCCGACCAGCGCAGCGCGAGCCCGACGGTCATGCCCGTGGTGGTGGCGCTGGCAGCGGCCGACCGGCAGGCCGGCCAGCCGGTGGCCTGGCGCGCCGAGCCGCCCGTGACGGGCGACTGGCCCTCCACGGCGCCGCGCGCCCAGGTGTCGCCGGCGCTGCAGGCCGCACTGACCGCGAACGCCGCCGGCGCCACCTCGGCCGCGGCAGCATCCACCGAACTCCCGGCCCCTTCCTCCACCACCTTCCTGGCTGCGCTCTTCGGCGCCCTGCTCGGCGGCCTGTTGCTCAACCTGATGCCCTGCGTGTTCCCGATCCTGGCGATCAAGGTGCTGGGCTTCGCGCGACAGGCGGGCAACGACAGCGCGCACCGCAAGGCCGGACTGGCCTACACGGGCGGCGTGATGCTGTCGTTCCTCGCGCTCGGCGGCGCCATGCTGGCGCTGCGCGCGGCCGGCGCCCAGCTGGGCTGGGGCTTCCAGCTGCAGTCGCCGGGCGTCGTCGCTGCGCTGGCGGCGCTGTTCACGCTGATCGGCCTCAACCTGGTCGGCGTGTTCGAGTTCGGCCGCGCCGCGCCGTCGTCGGTGTGCAGCGCGCAGGCCAAGCATCCGCTGGCCAACGACTTCCTGTCGGGCGTGCTGGCCGTGGTCATCGCCTCGCCCTGCACCGCGCCGTTCATGGGCGTGTCGCTCGGCTTCGCCATCGGCCTGCCGGCCGCGCAGGCGCTGCTGCTGTTCGCCGCGCTGGGCTTCGGCCTGGCACTGCCCTACCTCGTGGCCGGCTTCGTGCCCGCCATCGCGCGGCTGCTGCCGAAGCCGGGACCCTGGATGCACACGCTGCGCCGCCTGCTGGCCTTCCCGATGTTCGCCACCGTGGCGTGGCTGGTGTGGGTGCTGGGCCAGCAAAGCGGCATCGACGGCGCGGGCACGCTGCTGGCGCTGCTGGTGTGCATGGCGGCCGTCGTCTGGGCGCTCACGCTGAGCGGGCGCACGCGCGTGGTCATCGCCGGCCTGCTGATCGCCTTCACCGCCGTGCTCACCGCCGCCATCGGGCGCAATGTGTTGCAAGTCGTAGAGCCGGCGCAGCTGGCGACAGCCGCGGGCAAGGATGCGGCGGGCCAGCGCTGGCAGCCGTGGTCGGCCGAGCGCGTGGCCGAACTTTCGGGCGCCGGCCAGCCGGTGTTCATCGACTTCACCGCCGCCTGGTGCGTGACCTGCCAGTTCAACAAGAAGAGCACCCTGGCCGACGCGCAGGTGCTGGCCGACTTCGACGCCAAGAAGGTCGCCATGCTGCGCGCCGACTGGACCCGCCGCGATCCGGCCATCACCGCCGCGCTCATGGCGCTGGGCCGCAGCGGCGTGCCGGTGTACGTGCTGCAGGCGCCGGGCAAGCCGCCCGTGGTGCTGACGGAAATACTGGGCAAGGACGAAGTCCGCGCCGCGCTCGCGAGCCTATGA
- a CDS encoding alanyl-tRNA editing protein, which yields MTDDLFRADAYLRSCEARILRIDDAGIVLDRTVFYPLGGGQAGDSGVLVMADGRELVIADTRKAKNEEGQPTSEFVHVPAPGQADLLAALAPGATVTARLDWERRHRLMRFHTATHLLCHLVPQPVNGCSITPEYARLDFHMTEPLDKDALTAGLARLVEAAHPLTVGAITDEELDANPALVKSMSVQPPRGTGTVRTIRIGGTGEGEVQIDLQPCGGTHVANTSEIGAVVVTKIEKKSANSRRVVLGWAPAVAPTAA from the coding sequence ATGACCGACGACCTGTTCCGCGCCGACGCCTACCTGCGCAGCTGCGAGGCCCGCATCCTGCGCATCGACGATGCCGGCATCGTGCTCGACCGCACCGTGTTCTACCCGCTGGGCGGCGGACAGGCCGGAGACAGCGGCGTGCTGGTCATGGCCGACGGGCGCGAGCTCGTCATTGCCGACACGCGCAAGGCGAAGAACGAAGAGGGCCAGCCGACCAGCGAGTTCGTGCACGTGCCCGCGCCCGGCCAGGCCGACCTGCTGGCGGCACTGGCGCCCGGTGCCACCGTGACCGCACGCCTCGACTGGGAGCGCCGCCACCGGCTGATGCGCTTCCACACCGCCACCCACCTGCTGTGCCACCTGGTGCCGCAGCCGGTGAACGGCTGCTCGATCACCCCCGAGTACGCACGGCTCGATTTCCACATGACCGAGCCGCTCGACAAGGACGCGCTGACGGCCGGCCTCGCCCGGCTGGTCGAGGCGGCCCACCCGCTGACCGTGGGCGCCATCACCGACGAGGAACTCGATGCCAACCCGGCGCTGGTCAAGAGCATGAGCGTGCAGCCCCCTCGCGGCACGGGCACGGTGCGCACCATCCGCATCGGCGGAACCGGCGAGGGCGAGGTGCAGATCGACCTCCAGCCCTGCGGCGGCACGCATGTTGCGAACACGTCGGAGATCGGCGCGGTGGTGGTCACCAAGATCGAGAAGAAGAGCGCCAACAGCCGCCGCGTGGTGCTCGGCTGGGCACCGGCCGTTGCCCCCACTGCCGCCTGA
- a CDS encoding PQQ-dependent sugar dehydrogenase, translating to MKAPQQAPTRVASAWQAGASALAVALLVAGCGEAAKLAPELTTGPRPQLAPPNKTLIPTVNVAPAVGWTDTATPTPAEGLQVTALARGLDHPRWVYTLPNGDILVAESNKPPKPGGSSDGGSGLFAKVRNWVMGKVMGRAGAGVPSANRITLLRDANGDGLAEVKQVFMTNLMSPYGMVLVGNELFIANADALVKVPYTEGQTSISANPTLVTQLPAGINHHWTKNVIASEDGSKLYVTVGSNSNIGENGLAAEEGRAAIWEVDTKTGEKRLYASGLRNPNGMGWEPESKALWTVVNERDEIGSDLVPDYLTSVKDGAFYGWPWSYYGGIVDARVTPQNPEMAAKAIAPDYALGSHVAPLGMAFSRAGLMPEQYASGAFIGEHGSWNRKPKSGYKVVFVPFIGGKPSGPPVDVLTGFLTADEKAQGRPVGVALDKGGALIVADDVGNAVWRVTKAK from the coding sequence ATGAAAGCACCGCAGCAAGCACCCACCCGCGTGGCATCCGCATGGCAGGCCGGCGCCTCGGCCCTGGCCGTCGCGCTGCTCGTGGCAGGCTGCGGCGAGGCGGCCAAGCTGGCCCCCGAGCTCACCACCGGCCCGCGCCCGCAGCTCGCCCCCCCGAACAAGACACTGATTCCCACCGTCAACGTCGCTCCCGCCGTCGGCTGGACCGACACCGCCACGCCGACCCCCGCCGAAGGCCTCCAGGTGACGGCGCTGGCACGCGGCCTCGATCACCCGCGCTGGGTCTACACGCTGCCCAACGGCGACATCCTGGTGGCCGAGAGCAACAAGCCGCCCAAGCCCGGCGGCAGCAGCGACGGCGGCAGCGGCCTGTTCGCCAAGGTGCGCAACTGGGTCATGGGCAAGGTCATGGGACGCGCCGGCGCGGGCGTGCCCAGCGCCAACCGCATCACGCTGCTGCGCGACGCCAACGGCGACGGCCTGGCCGAGGTGAAGCAGGTGTTCATGACCAACCTGATGTCGCCCTACGGCATGGTGCTGGTCGGCAACGAACTCTTCATCGCCAACGCCGACGCGCTGGTGAAGGTGCCCTACACCGAGGGCCAGACCTCGATCAGCGCCAACCCCACGCTGGTGACGCAGCTGCCCGCGGGCATCAACCACCACTGGACCAAGAACGTCATCGCCAGCGAAGACGGCAGCAAGCTCTACGTGACGGTGGGTTCGAACAGCAACATCGGCGAGAACGGCCTCGCCGCGGAAGAGGGGCGCGCCGCCATCTGGGAGGTCGACACCAAGACCGGCGAGAAGCGCCTCTACGCCAGCGGCCTGCGCAACCCCAACGGCATGGGCTGGGAGCCCGAGTCGAAGGCGCTGTGGACCGTGGTGAACGAGCGCGACGAGATCGGCAGCGACCTCGTGCCCGACTACCTCACCTCGGTGAAGGACGGCGCCTTCTACGGCTGGCCGTGGAGCTACTACGGCGGCATCGTCGATGCGCGCGTGACGCCGCAGAACCCCGAGATGGCAGCCAAGGCCATTGCGCCCGACTACGCACTCGGCTCGCACGTCGCGCCGCTGGGCATGGCCTTCTCGCGCGCCGGACTCATGCCCGAGCAGTACGCCAGCGGCGCCTTCATCGGCGAGCACGGCTCGTGGAACCGCAAGCCCAAGTCGGGCTACAAGGTGGTGTTCGTGCCCTTCATCGGCGGCAAGCCCAGCGGCCCGCCGGTCGATGTGCTGACCGGCTTCCTGACCGCCGACGAGAAAGCGCAGGGCCGGCCGGTGGGCGTGGCGCTCGACAAGGGCGGTGCGCTGATCGTGGCCGACGACGTGGGCAACGCCGTGTGGCGGGTGACGAAGGCGAAGTAG
- a CDS encoding GNAT family N-acetyltransferase, whose amino-acid sequence MTTSPIEFDTARLRLRAWRESDLAPFFALACDPQVMEFLLPLPTRADSDAMVERLRQRFAENGWGFWAVEHKASGAFMGFTGLNSPAVALPFSPCVEIGWRLAREWWGQGFASEAARGALQVGFEQLGLDEIVAFTAWNNVRSAAVMERIGMKEDMAGAFDHPLVPEGHALRRHRLYRIARPKG is encoded by the coding sequence ATGACGACCTCACCCATCGAATTCGACACCGCGCGGCTGCGGCTGCGTGCCTGGCGCGAGAGCGATCTCGCTCCGTTCTTCGCGCTCGCCTGCGACCCGCAGGTGATGGAGTTCCTGCTTCCGCTGCCCACGCGCGCCGACAGCGACGCCATGGTCGAGCGGCTGCGGCAGCGCTTCGCCGAGAACGGCTGGGGCTTCTGGGCGGTGGAGCACAAGGCGTCCGGCGCGTTCATGGGATTCACCGGGCTGAATTCACCGGCGGTCGCGCTGCCGTTCTCGCCATGCGTGGAAATCGGCTGGCGCCTGGCGCGCGAATGGTGGGGCCAGGGCTTCGCGAGCGAAGCGGCACGCGGCGCGCTTCAGGTCGGCTTCGAGCAGCTCGGGCTCGACGAGATCGTCGCCTTCACCGCATGGAACAACGTCCGTTCGGCGGCGGTGATGGAGCGCATCGGCATGAAGGAAGACATGGCCGGCGCCTTCGACCATCCGCTGGTGCCCGAAGGGCACGCGCTGCGCCGGCACCGGCTCTACCGCATCGCCCGGCCGAAGGGCTGA
- a CDS encoding MarR family winged helix-turn-helix transcriptional regulator: protein MASTPRKLAKKDFESLSQFRYQMRRFERFSERAAQAEGLTPQQYLVLLHIKGVPGRDWASVGEIAERLQLQPHGAVALVTRCEALELVQRRSSETDRRQVEVHLLAKGEKLLLRLAELHRAELRSLKGVFDVPQIDLPDMP, encoded by the coding sequence ATGGCCTCCACACCCCGCAAGCTCGCGAAGAAAGACTTCGAGTCGCTGTCCCAGTTCCGCTACCAGATGCGCCGCTTCGAGCGCTTCTCCGAGCGCGCCGCGCAGGCCGAAGGCCTCACGCCGCAGCAGTACCTGGTGCTGCTGCACATCAAGGGCGTGCCGGGGCGCGACTGGGCCTCGGTCGGCGAGATCGCCGAGCGTCTCCAGCTGCAGCCGCACGGCGCGGTGGCGCTGGTCACGCGCTGCGAGGCGCTCGAGCTGGTGCAGCGCCGGTCCAGCGAAACCGACCGCCGCCAAGTTGAGGTGCACCTGCTCGCCAAGGGCGAGAAGCTGCTGCTGCGGCTGGCCGAACTCCACCGTGCGGAACTGCGCTCGCTCAAGGGCGTGTTCGACGTGCCGCAGATCGATCTTCCCGACATGCCATGA
- a CDS encoding chloride channel protein gives MNSRKSTSHPPRGDFALNTRLMRITVMAAVIGAIGTVAARVLLDLIRFFTNLFFFQTFSLAEHSPAQHTLGAWVIVVPVVGGLIVGLVARYGSDKIRGHGIPEAIEAILFGKSKMSPKVALLKPLSSGIVIGSGGPFGAEGPIIMTGGAIGSLIAQHFHLTAAERKALLVAGATAGMTAVFGTPVAAVLLAVELLLFELRPRSLLPVAVACAVAGFARPLLMDPGPLFPLQTAVPGPLAMLSCVIAGVLCGALSASLSLSLYKVEDWFGKLPLHWMWWPAIGGLAVGIGGYFQPRALGVGYDVIGDLLHGHLALGVVAALLAVKAVIWVISLGSGTSGGVLAPLLMMGAGLGAVLSHVLPGNDPLLWPLVCMAATLGGVMRAPLTATIFAFGLTHDSNALLPLLATSAVAYGFTVLTMRRSILTEKIARRGYHIYREYGIDPLERHSVDEVMTRDVRSIDAAMPVAQALHAHFGEGQSHRAFPVLRNGAVIGVADRAMLAARGASDPIATVGDACADAPLYYALPGENCRTVATRLARHRLERLPVVKDAHTLALVGLVARSDLIKPSLAHFDEEEKRERMRGLPWQST, from the coding sequence ATGAACTCCAGGAAAAGCACCTCCCATCCGCCGCGCGGCGACTTCGCGCTCAACACGCGCCTCATGCGCATCACCGTCATGGCGGCCGTCATCGGCGCCATCGGCACCGTGGCCGCGCGCGTGCTGCTCGACCTGATCCGCTTCTTCACCAACCTGTTCTTCTTCCAGACCTTCTCGCTGGCCGAGCATTCGCCCGCGCAGCACACGCTGGGCGCATGGGTGATCGTGGTGCCCGTCGTCGGCGGGCTCATCGTCGGCCTGGTCGCGCGCTATGGTTCCGACAAGATCCGCGGCCACGGCATTCCCGAGGCCATCGAGGCGATCCTGTTCGGCAAGAGCAAGATGTCGCCGAAGGTCGCGCTGCTCAAGCCGCTGTCCTCGGGCATCGTCATCGGCAGCGGCGGGCCGTTCGGCGCCGAGGGGCCGATCATCATGACCGGCGGTGCCATCGGCTCGCTGATCGCGCAGCACTTCCATCTCACCGCAGCCGAGCGCAAGGCGCTGCTGGTGGCCGGCGCCACCGCCGGCATGACGGCGGTGTTCGGCACGCCGGTGGCGGCCGTGCTGCTGGCCGTCGAACTGCTGCTGTTCGAGCTGCGTCCCCGCAGCCTGTTGCCGGTGGCCGTGGCCTGCGCGGTGGCGGGCTTCGCGCGGCCGCTGCTGATGGACCCCGGCCCGCTGTTCCCGCTGCAGACGGCCGTGCCCGGCCCGCTCGCCATGCTGTCGTGCGTGATCGCCGGCGTGCTGTGCGGCGCGCTGTCGGCGTCGCTGTCGCTCTCGCTCTACAAGGTGGAGGACTGGTTCGGCAAGCTGCCGCTGCACTGGATGTGGTGGCCGGCCATCGGCGGGCTGGCCGTGGGCATCGGCGGCTATTTCCAGCCGCGTGCGCTGGGCGTGGGCTACGACGTCATCGGCGACCTGCTGCACGGGCATCTCGCGCTCGGCGTGGTGGCCGCGCTGCTGGCCGTGAAGGCGGTCATCTGGGTCATCTCGCTGGGCTCGGGCACCTCCGGCGGCGTGCTCGCGCCGCTGCTGATGATGGGCGCCGGCCTGGGCGCGGTGCTGTCGCACGTGCTGCCGGGCAACGACCCGTTGCTGTGGCCGCTGGTGTGCATGGCGGCCACGCTCGGCGGCGTGATGCGCGCACCGCTCACCGCCACCATCTTCGCCTTCGGACTCACGCACGACAGCAACGCGCTGCTGCCGCTGCTGGCCACCTCGGCCGTGGCCTACGGCTTCACGGTGCTGACCATGCGGCGCTCGATCCTCACCGAGAAGATCGCGCGCCGCGGCTATCACATCTACCGCGAGTACGGCATCGATCCGCTCGAGCGGCATTCGGTGGACGAGGTGATGACGCGGGACGTGCGCAGCATCGACGCCGCCATGCCGGTGGCGCAGGCGCTGCACGCGCATTTCGGCGAAGGGCAGTCGCACCGTGCGTTCCCGGTGCTGCGCAACGGCGCGGTGATCGGCGTGGCCGATCGCGCGATGCTGGCCGCACGCGGCGCCAGCGACCCGATCGCGACGGTGGGCGACGCCTGCGCCGACGCACCGCTGTACTACGCGCTGCCGGGCGAGAACTGCCGCACGGTCGCCACGCGGCTTGCGCGCCACCGGCTCGAACGGCTGCCGGTGGTGAAGGATGCGCACACGCTCGCGCTGGTCGGCCTTGTGGCGCGCAGCGACCTCATCAAGCCGTCGCTCGCGCACTTCGACGAGGAAGAGAAGCGCGAGCGCATGCGCGGGCTGCCCTGGCAGTCCACCTAG
- a CDS encoding zinc-binding alcohol dehydrogenase family protein produces MKAIGYYQPLPIDNPESLQDIELPAPVPGARDLLVRVKAVSVNPVDTKVRKNAAPEAGQAKVLGWDAVGTVEAIGGGVTNFKVGDRVYYAGSIVRPGANAELHAVDERIVALAPKSLDDSQAAALPLTTITAYELLFDRLQVPKDGGEGQTLLITGGAGGVGSILIQLARQLTKLRVIATASRAETRAWCLSLGAHAVIDHSKPLAAELKAAGIGEVDMVASLTQTEQHYAQIIESLKPQGQLAVIDDMKLLDAMPLKTKSLSLHWEMMFARSRFETPDMAEQGALLAEVAALVDAGRIRTTANAAFGTINAANLRKAHALIESGKAQGKVVLAGF; encoded by the coding sequence ATGAAAGCCATCGGTTACTACCAGCCCCTCCCCATCGACAACCCCGAATCGCTGCAGGACATCGAGCTGCCCGCGCCCGTGCCCGGCGCGCGCGACCTGCTGGTGCGCGTGAAGGCGGTGTCGGTCAATCCGGTGGACACCAAGGTCCGCAAGAACGCCGCGCCCGAGGCCGGCCAGGCCAAGGTGCTCGGCTGGGACGCCGTCGGCACCGTCGAGGCCATCGGCGGCGGCGTGACGAACTTCAAGGTGGGCGACCGCGTGTACTACGCCGGCTCCATCGTCCGCCCCGGCGCCAACGCCGAGCTGCACGCGGTGGACGAGCGCATCGTCGCGCTCGCACCGAAGAGCCTCGACGATTCGCAGGCCGCCGCGCTGCCGCTGACCACCATCACCGCCTACGAACTGCTGTTCGACCGCCTGCAGGTGCCGAAGGACGGTGGCGAAGGCCAGACCCTGCTGATCACCGGCGGCGCGGGCGGCGTGGGCTCCATCCTGATCCAGCTCGCGCGCCAGCTGACGAAGCTGCGCGTCATTGCCACCGCCTCGCGCGCCGAAACCCGCGCGTGGTGCCTGTCGCTGGGCGCGCACGCGGTCATCGACCACTCGAAGCCGCTCGCCGCCGAACTCAAGGCCGCCGGCATCGGCGAGGTCGACATGGTCGCCAGCCTCACGCAGACCGAGCAGCACTACGCGCAGATCATCGAAAGCCTCAAGCCCCAGGGCCAGCTCGCGGTGATCGACGACATGAAGCTGCTCGACGCCATGCCGCTGAAGACCAAGAGCCTTTCGCTGCACTGGGAAATGATGTTTGCGCGCTCGCGCTTCGAGACGCCCGACATGGCCGAGCAGGGCGCGCTGCTGGCCGAGGTGGCGGCGCTGGTCGACGCCGGCCGCATCCGCACCACGGCGAATGCGGCCTTCGGCACCATCAACGCGGCCAACCTCAGGAAGGCGCATGCGCTCATCGAGAGCGGCAAGGCGCAGGGCAAGGTGGTGCTGGCGGGGTTCTGA
- a CDS encoding LysR family transcriptional regulator, which translates to MKIENVSDLQVLVHTARGGTLTAAAHALGITPAAASATLKRLEAQLGARLFERSTRAMRLTPQGQTLLEYAVRAFELLDEGESLVTADRGDLVGTLRVASPSDLTRSTLLPWFDEFLALHPGVQLSLSVGDRPLDVMRDEVDVALRYGALADSRLVARPFAMTNPVLTASPDYLRRHGAPKVPQDLVQHNCLTFNRSGRRHRVWRFALNGQWTEVRVNGNRSVDDASLAREWTVAGYGISLKSALDVRNDIREGRLVRLLSEWETEPYPLHALLPSGRFVPARVRAFVDFLGMKFEGLRVAD; encoded by the coding sequence ATGAAGATTGAAAATGTCTCCGACCTGCAGGTGCTGGTGCACACCGCGCGCGGCGGCACGCTCACCGCGGCGGCGCATGCCTTGGGCATCACGCCGGCAGCGGCCAGCGCCACCCTGAAGCGGTTGGAGGCCCAGCTCGGCGCGCGGCTGTTCGAACGCTCCACCCGCGCCATGCGCCTCACGCCGCAGGGCCAGACGCTGCTCGAGTACGCGGTGCGGGCCTTCGAATTGCTGGACGAGGGGGAGTCGCTGGTCACGGCCGATCGCGGCGACCTGGTGGGCACGCTGCGCGTGGCCTCGCCGTCGGACCTCACGCGCAGCACGCTGCTGCCTTGGTTCGACGAGTTCCTGGCGCTGCATCCGGGGGTGCAGCTGTCGCTGTCGGTGGGCGACCGGCCGCTCGACGTGATGCGCGACGAGGTGGACGTGGCGCTGCGCTACGGCGCACTGGCCGATTCGCGGCTGGTGGCTCGGCCGTTCGCGATGACGAATCCGGTGCTGACGGCATCGCCTGATTACCTGCGCCGCCATGGGGCGCCGAAGGTGCCGCAGGACCTGGTGCAGCACAACTGCCTGACTTTCAATCGTTCGGGGCGCCGCCATCGCGTGTGGCGCTTCGCACTCAACGGCCAGTGGACTGAAGTGCGCGTCAACGGCAACCGCAGCGTGGACGACGCCTCGCTGGCGCGGGAGTGGACGGTGGCGGGGTACGGGATCTCGCTGAAGTCGGCGCTGGATGTGCGCAACGACATCCGGGAAGGACGACTGGTGCGGCTGCTTTCCGAATGGGAGACGGAGCCCTATCCGTTGCATGCGTTGCTGCCGAGCGGGCGGTTTGTGCCTGCCCGGGTTCGGGCGTTTGTGGATTTTCTGGGGATGAAGTTTGAGGGGCTGCGGGTGGCGGATTAA
- a CDS encoding SDR family oxidoreductase — MDLQLQDQHVLITGGSKGIGLACALGFLREGARVSLVSRDLSNLQRGQQSLVEAFAQAEGRVSLHAADLKDPLGAVAALDAAEQAFGPVDVLVNSAGAARRTTPAELTAASWHEAMDAKYFTYIHMLHPVVQRMGERGSGAIVNVIGKGGKVASPVHMAGGAANAALMLVSAGMAAAYAAKGVRVNAVNPGLTLTERLQEGMKADAKLAGIGTDEALKRATAGLPLGRIATPDEIANMVVFLASAKASYVTGAIVAMDGAVTPMI; from the coding sequence ATGGACCTCCAGCTCCAGGACCAGCACGTACTCATCACCGGCGGCAGCAAGGGCATCGGCCTGGCCTGCGCGCTGGGCTTCCTGCGCGAAGGCGCGCGCGTGAGCCTCGTCTCGCGCGACCTCTCCAACCTGCAGCGCGGCCAGCAGAGCCTGGTCGAAGCCTTCGCGCAGGCGGAGGGCCGCGTCTCGCTCCACGCCGCCGACCTCAAGGACCCGCTCGGCGCCGTGGCTGCGCTCGACGCGGCGGAGCAGGCCTTCGGCCCTGTCGACGTGCTCGTCAACTCCGCCGGTGCCGCGCGCCGCACCACGCCCGCCGAACTCACCGCCGCGTCCTGGCACGAGGCGATGGACGCCAAGTACTTCACCTACATCCACATGCTCCATCCCGTCGTCCAGCGCATGGGCGAGCGCGGCAGCGGCGCCATCGTCAATGTCATCGGCAAGGGCGGCAAGGTCGCCAGCCCCGTCCACATGGCCGGCGGCGCCGCCAACGCCGCCTTGATGCTCGTGAGCGCCGGCATGGCCGCGGCCTATGCGGCCAAGGGCGTCCGCGTGAACGCCGTGAACCCCGGCCTCACCCTGACCGAGCGGCTGCAGGAAGGCATGAAGGCCGACGCCAAGCTCGCCGGCATCGGCACCGACGAGGCCTTGAAACGCGCCACCGCCGGCCTGCCGCTCGGACGCATCGCCACCCCCGACGAGATCGCCAACATGGTCGTGTTCCTGGCGTCCGCGAAGGCGAGCTATGTGACGGGTGCGATCGTGGCGATGGATGGGGCCGTGACGCCGATGATCTGA